In one Nicotiana sylvestris chromosome 8, ASM39365v2, whole genome shotgun sequence genomic region, the following are encoded:
- the LOC104219364 gene encoding probable methyltransferase PMT18 → MAKDHSGSPKLHQLESKRKRLTWILAVSGLCILFYVLGAWQNARPTPSSQSEVYSRVGCDSGSPNPDIATSRISSSSSSSSSLSVPLDFESHHQLVVNNSKSSENFPPCDMSYSEYTPCQEPQRGRKFDRNMLKYRERHCPSKEELIRCLIPAPPNYKIPFKWPQSRDYAWFANIPHKELSIEKAVQNWVQVEGDRLRFPGGGTMFPHGADAYIDDISELVPLTSGAIRTAIDTGCGVASWGAYLLKRDIVAMSFAPRDTHEAQVWFALERGVPAMIGVMGSQRLPYPARAFDMAHCSRCLIPWNKYDGLYLIEVDRVLRPGGYWILSGPPIRWKTYWRGWERTQEDLKQEQDSIEDTARRLCWKKVIEKGDLAVWQKPLNHIECTKSRSSNHKPHICKSGNGDAAWYQDMEACITPLPEVTNSDEVAGGALEKWPERAFATPPRISSGSIPSITIEKFQEDNQVWNERVSYYKRLIGLLPQGRYRNVMDANAYLGGFAAALSKYPVWVMNVVPANNDPDTLGVIYERGFIGTYNDWCEAFSTYPRTYDLIHAGGLISLYQDRCDITYILLEMDRILRPEGTVIFRDVVEVLVKIKSIADGMRWQSRIVDHESGPFNPEKILIAVKTYWTGEAKRE, encoded by the exons ATGGCAAAAGACCATAGTGGATCCCCAAAGTTACACCAGCTCGAATCGAAGAGAAAACGGCTCACTTGGATCCTTGCTGTTAGTGGCCTCTGCATCTTATTCTATGTCCTAGGAGCCTGGCAGAATGCTAGACCCACTCCATCCAGTCAATCTGAAGTATATTCCAGAGTTGGCTGTGATTCTGGATCTCCGAACCCTGATATCGCGACATCACGAATATCATCAtcgtcatcatcatcatcgtcacTCTCAGTCCCTCTCGATTTCGAAAGCCATCATCAGTTAGTGGTCAACAACTCTAAGTCATCAGAAAACTTTCCACCCTGTGATATGTCCTACAGCGAATACACACCATGTCAAGAGCCACAGAGGGGTCGAAAATTTGACCGTAATATGTTAAAGTACAGAGAGAGGCATTGCCCAAGCAAGGAAGAACTTATCCGTTGTCTTATACCTGCTCCACCAAATTACAAGATTCCCTTCAAATGGCCTCAGAGTAGAGATTATGCTTGGTTTGCCAATATTCCACATAAAGAACTTAGCATTGAGAAAGCTGTTCAGAATTGGGTCCAAGTGGAAGGTGATCGTTTAAGATTTCCAGGAGGTGGCACCATGTTCCCGCACGGAGCTGATGCTTACATTGATGATATAAGTGAGCTGGTTCCCCTTACTAGTGGAGCCATTCGGACAGCAATCGATACAGGCTGTGGT GTTGCAAGTTGGGGTGCTTATCTGCTGAAGCGGGATATAGTAGCCATGTCTTTTGCTCCAAGAGATACACACGAAGCACAGGTCTGGTTTGCACTAGAAAGAGGAGTTCCGGCAATGATTGGTGTTATGGGTTCTCAGAGACTTCCATATCCAGCGAGGGCTTTTGATATGGCTCATTGTTCTCGTTGCTTAATCCCATGGAACAAGTACG ATGGATTGTACCTTATTGAAGTTGACAGAGTTCTACGGCCAGGGGGTTATTGGATACTTTCAGGCCCTCCTATCCGCTGGAAGACATACTGGAGAGGTTGGGAGAGAACCCAAGAAGATTTGAAGCAAGAGCAAGATTCCATTGAAGACACTGCGAGGCGACTTTGCTGGAAAAAGGTGATCGAGAAGGGTGACCTAGCTGTGTGGCAAAAGCCTCTCAACCACATTGAATGCACCAAAAGCAGATCATCTAATCATAAGCCACATATCTGCAAGTCAGGCAACGGTGATGCAGCATG GTACCAAGACATGGAAGCATGTATCACGCCGCTGCCAGAAGTAACCAACTCGGATGAAGTCGCAGGTGGTGCATTAGAAAAATGGCCAGAGCGAGCATTCGCTACTCCTCCTAGGATTAGTAGTGGTTCAATACCAAGCATCACAATAGAGAAATTTCAAGAGGATAATCAG GTATGGAATGAACGGGTGTCATACTACAAACGCCTAATTGGTCTCTTACCCCAAGGACGATATCGTAACGTGATGGACGCGAATGCTTATTTGGGTGGATTCGCTGCAGCTCTTTCGAAATATCCAGTTTGGGTAATGAACGTGGTTCCTGCCAATAATGACCCCGACACTTTGGGTGTGATATATGAACGAGGCTTCATTGGCACATACAATGATTGGTGTGAAGCTTTCTCAACGTATCCACGAACATACGATCTCATCCATGCTGGTGGTTTGATCAGCCTATATCAGGACAG ATGTGATATCACCTACATTCTCCTTGAGATGGATAGAATCCTGAGGCCTGAAGGTACTGTTATATTCAGAGATGTAGTGGAAGTCCTAGTGAAAATCAAAAGTATAGCAGACGGCATGAGATGGCAAAGTCGCATTGTAGACCATGAGAGTGGACCATTTAACCCAGAGAAAATTCTTATTGCTGTGAAAACTTACTGGACTGGTGAAGCTAAGCGGGAATAA
- the LOC104219366 gene encoding uncharacterized protein, translating to MWRRGLRAGNGVATVFLRNFSRKRAPNLRKINPKVPPQEAAEIAESLYHVIKQHGPLTLPNTWNLAKEANVSGLNSKTHMKLMLKWMRGRNMLKQFCHHVGSSKKFLLSALPEETQINQANNSLEVKIKMEKPQVKGKSLP from the exons ATGTGGCGTAGGGGTCTGAGGGCTGGAAATGGCGTAGCAACTGTATTTCTCAGGAATTTCTCGCGGAAAAGGGCACCGAATCTTAGGAAGATCAACCCCAAGGTACCACCCCAAGAAGCTGCTGAAATTGCAGAATCTCTTTACCATGTTATCAAGCAGCACGGTCCCCTCACCCTCCCCAATACTTGGAACCTCGCCAAG GAAGCTAATGTTAGTGGATTAAACAGCAAAACACACATGAAGCTAATGCTCAAATGGATGAGGGGTCGAAATATGCTCAAGCAGTTCTGCCACCATGTTGGTTCTAGCAAGAAATTCCTTCTTTCTGCCCTACCTGAAGAAACACAGATCAACCAGGCAAATAACTCACTGGAAGTGAAGATTAAGATGGAAAAGCCTCAAGTCAAAGGTAAAAGCCTCCCATAA
- the LOC104219367 gene encoding nuclear pore complex protein NUP98A isoform X1 — MFGSTNAFGQSSTSPFGSQSGFGQTSNNPFAPKPFGSTNPFGSQSGGSFFGSTSTGVFGTPQSSSPLGSTPVFGASSSPAFGSTTPAFGASSTPTFGSSSSAFGSSSVFGQKPAFGGFGSSSAQTSPFGSSFQQSQPAFGSGLFGSSAPFGASSQPAFGTPSTPTFGSSSTPAFGATSAPAFGTSSTPAFGSTPNPAFGNTGSPFGASNSPMFGSSTPAFGATSTPAFGAASSPAFGATTTPAFGAPSAPSFSFGSAPAFGQSTSAFGSSPFGTSTSTFGAQSSAFGAQTSAATFGSPGFAQSAVGGQRGGTRVAAYQATPEADSGSGTQPAGKLESISAMPVYRDKSHEELRWEDYQLGDKGGPASVGQSTSGINFGSSAFASSSTSPFGQSSSNPFSSTTTSNPFAPKPPTFSAGFGTSATPAFSSSPFASSNASNPFGSTSSTTPSLFGPSAPAFGTNTSPSLFGSSSASGFGSSTSIFGSSSAQATAPAFGPSLSFGNTQSSPLFQSTTPSFGQTSSAFGQTASSFGQSTPAFGQSNLFSTPSTGFGGNLFSSAPLLNTSNPIGFGQTTPPLSTPFQLTQPSQSTAFGFSNYGQTQGGGASGFGGTPNLFSQPSANQSSVVAQPAVVTNPFGTLPAMPQMSIGRTGTSSSIQYGISSLPVVDKPVPVRISSLLTSRHLSQRRVRLPARKYHPKTEGAKVPFFSDDEETPSTPKADALFVPRENPRALVIRPLDQWPSRGGLEKVSPSKHTFPAHENGKIPEVVFAPVTETSAKDKNKDLVVNGLDKEGLHSAKLNQKPNGLHEGNHLQKGGGSSITLTGHRAGEAAIVYEHGADIEALMPKLRHSDYYTEPRVQELAAKERAEPGFCRHVKDFVVGRHEYGSIKFIGETDVRRLDLESLIQFNNREVIVYMDESKKPPVGQGLNKPAEVTLLNIKCFDKKTGQHYTEGPRIDKYKDMLKRKAGDQGAEFVSYDPVKGEWKFRVQHFSKYRLQEDNEDECGEYCFGNFVVPRGQKNVR; from the exons cTTTCGGGCAGTCATCTACTAGCCCGTTTGGGTCACAATCAGGTTTTGGGCAGACAAGTAATAATCCCTTTGCTCCCAAACCTTTTGGTAGTACAAATCCTTTTGGTTCGCAATCTGGTGGTTCCTTTTTTGGTAGCACTTCCACTGGAGTGTTCGGAACTCCCCAATCTTCTTCACCTCTAGGGTCCACACCAGTCTTTGGTGCATCATCCTCACCTGCATTTGGAAGCACTACACCTGCATTTGGAGCTTCTTCAACTCCTACTTTTGGCAGTTCTTCATCGGCATTTGGGA GTTCATCTGTATTCGGGCAGAAGCCAGCTTTTGGTGGCTTTGGGTCAAGCAGTGCCCAAACAAGTCCGTTCGGCAGCTCGTTTCAACAATCACAGCCGGCATTTGGGAGTGGTCTATTCGGCTCATCTGCACCTTTTGGTGCATCAAGTCAACCTGCATTTGGTACTCCGAGCACCCCGACGTTTGGTTCATCAAGCACCCCTGCTTTTGGTGCCACGAGTGCACCGGCATTTGGTACATCAAGTACTCCAGCCTTTGGCTCTACACCAAACCCAGCCTTTGGCAATACAGGTAGCCCATTTGGTGCTTCAAATTCTCCTATGTTTGGATCTAGCACCCCGGCCTTTGGTGCCACCAGCACCCCGGCCTTTGGTGCCGCCAGTTCTCCTGCCTTTGGTGCCACGACAACTCCTGCTTTTGGCGCTCCAAGTGCTCCTTCATTTAGTTTTGGATCTGCTCCTGCATTTGGCCAATCAACATCTGCTTTTGGCAGTAGCCCATTTGGCACATCAACGTCAACTTTTGGTGCTCAAAGTTCTGCATTTG GAGCCCAAACTTCTGCAGCAACTTTTGGGAGCCCTGGTTTTGCGCAGTCTGCTGTTGGTGGTCAACGGGGTGGAACACGAGTTGCTGCTTATCAGGCAACACCTGAAGCAGACAGTGGCAGTGGTACCCAGCCTGCTGGGAAACTGGAGTCTATTTCGGCCATGCCAGTTTACAGAGACAAGAGCCATGAAGAACTTAGGTGGGAGGATTACCAGTTGGGAGATAAAG GAGGTCCTGCTTCTGTGGGTCAGTCAACTAGTGGAATCAATTTTGGAAGCTCAGCCTTTGCATCATCATCAACTTCCCCATTTGGCCAGTCATCTTCGAATCCATTTTCATCCACTACAACTTCCAATCCATTTGCACCCAAACCACCCACATTCAGTGCAGGTTTTGGAACCTCAGCTACTCCGGCTTTTAGTTCTTCTCCCTTTGCGAGCTCAAATGCATCTAATCCGTTTGGCTCTACATCCTCGACTACCCCTTCCTTATTTGGACCATCAGCTCCAGCTTTTGGAACAAATACATCTCCCTCCCTCTTTGGATCATCTAGTGCTTCGGGTTTTGGATCATCAACATCAATTTTTGGCTCCTCTTCAGCTCAGGCTACTGCTCCAGCATTTGGTCCTAGCTTAAGCTTTGGTAATACTCAATCCTCTCCGTTATTCCAGTCAACTACCCCTTCATTTGGACAGACGAGCTCGGCCTTTGGACAAACTGCGTCATCTTTTGGTCAGAGTACGCCAGCTTTTGGTCAATCCAATTTGTTCAGTACTCCTTCTACTGGCTTTGGTGGGAACTTATTTTCAAGTGCACCATTGCTAAATACAAGCAACCCGATAGGATTTGGCCAAACAACA CCCCCTCTTTCAACTCCTTTTCAACTCACTCAGCCTTCTCAGAGTACTGCTTTTGGGTTCAGTAACTATGGTCAGACACAAGGAG GTGGTGCAAGTGGTTTTGGTGGCACACCCAACCTTTTCAGTCAACC GTCAGCTAACCAAAGCTCAGTTGTAGCACAACCAGCGGTTGTTACTAATCCATTTGGAACTTTACCGGCGATGCCTCAGATGTCAATTGGTCGTACTGGCACTTCTTCTTCTATACAGTATGGGATTTCTAGTTTACCG GTGGTTGACAAACCTGTTCCTGTCAGGATATCATCATTACTGACTTCCCGACACCTTTCTCAAAGACGGGTTAGGTTGCCGGCAAGGAAATATCACCCTAAAACTGAGGGTGCTAAG GTGCCGTTCTTTAGTGATGATGAGGAGACGCCAAGCACGCCTAAGGCAGATGCGTTGTTTGTTCCTAGAGAGAATCCAAGAGCTTTAGTTATTCGTCCATTGGACCAGTGGCCTTCTAGAGGTGGTTTGGAGAAAGTATCGCCATCAAAACACACGTTCCCAGCACATGAGAATG GTAAAATCCCTGAAGTTGTTTTTGCTCCAGTTACTGAGACCAGTGCAAAAGATAAAAACA AAGATTTGGTTGTGAATGGCCTTGATAAAGAGGGTCTCCATAGTGCCAAACTGAACCAGAAACCCAATGGTCTCCATGAAGGGAATCACCTCCAAAAAGGAGGGGGGTCTTCCATTACCCTTACTGGCCATCGAGCTGGTGAAGCAGCAATTGTTTACGAACATGGGGCTGACATTGAGGCTCTGATGCCAAAGCTCCGCCATTCTGATTATTACACAGAGCCACGGGTTCAGGAATTGGCAGCAAAGGAAAGGGCTGAGCCTGGGTTCTGTCGCCATGTGAAGGATTTTGTGGTTGGTAGACATGAATATGGAAGCATCAAGTTCATCGGGGAAACAGATGTTCGACGGCTTGATCTGGAGTCTTTGATTCAGTTTAACAATCGGGAGGTGATAGTCTATATGGATGAGAGTAAGAAACCTCCTGTTGGACAAGGTCTTAACAAGCCTGCTGAGGTGACACTTCTCAACATAAAATGTTTTGATAAGAAGACTGGACAACACTATACAGAGGGTCCTAGAATCGATAAATATAAGGATATGCTTAAGAGGAAGGCAGGAGATCAAGGTGCTGAATTTGTGTCCTATGATCCGGTTAAAGGAGAATGGAAGTTCAGGGTGCAGCATTTCAGCAAATATAGGCTTCAAGAGGACAATGAAGATGAATGTGGAGAATATTGCTTTGGCAATTTTGTGGTGCCAAGGGGCCAGAAGAATGTTAGATAG
- the LOC104219367 gene encoding nuclear pore complex protein NUP98A isoform X2: MFGSTNAFGQSSTSPFGSQSGFGQTSNNPFAPKPFGSTNPFGSQSGGSFFGSTSTGVFGTPQSSSPLGSTPVFGASSSPAFGSTTPAFGASSTPTFGSSSSAFGSSSVFGQKPAFGGFGSSSAQTSPFGSSFQQSQPAFGSGLFGSSAPFGASSQPAFGTPSTPTFGSSSTPAFGATSAPAFGTSSTPAFGSTPNPAFGNTGSPFGASNSPMFGSSTPAFGATSTPAFGAASSPAFGATTTPAFGAPSAPSFSFGSAPAFGQSTSAFGSSPFGTSTSTFGAQSSAFGAQTSAATFGSPGFAQSAVGGQRGGTRVAAYQATPEADSGSGTQPAGKLESISAMPVYRDKSHEELRWEDYQLGDKGGPASVGQSTSGINFGSSAFASSSTSPFGQSSSNPFSSTTTSNPFAPKPPTFSAGFGTSATPAFSSSPFASSNASNPFGSTSSTTPSLFGPSAPAFGTNTSPSLFGSSSASGFGSSTSIFGSSSAQATAPAFGPSLSFGNTQSSPLFQSTTPSFGQTSSAFGQTASSFGQSTPAFGQSNLFSTPSTGFGGNLFSSAPLLNTSNPIGFGQTTPPLSTPFQLTQPSQSTAFGFSNYGQTQGGGASGFGGTPNLFSQPSANQSSVVAQPAVVTNPFGTLPAMPQMSIGRTGTSSSIQYGISSLPVVDKPVPVRISSLLTSRHLSQRRVRLPARKYHPKTEGAKVPFFSDDEETPSTPKADALFVPRENPRALVIRPLDQWPSRGGLEKVSPSKHTFPAHENEDLVVNGLDKEGLHSAKLNQKPNGLHEGNHLQKGGGSSITLTGHRAGEAAIVYEHGADIEALMPKLRHSDYYTEPRVQELAAKERAEPGFCRHVKDFVVGRHEYGSIKFIGETDVRRLDLESLIQFNNREVIVYMDESKKPPVGQGLNKPAEVTLLNIKCFDKKTGQHYTEGPRIDKYKDMLKRKAGDQGAEFVSYDPVKGEWKFRVQHFSKYRLQEDNEDECGEYCFGNFVVPRGQKNVR, from the exons cTTTCGGGCAGTCATCTACTAGCCCGTTTGGGTCACAATCAGGTTTTGGGCAGACAAGTAATAATCCCTTTGCTCCCAAACCTTTTGGTAGTACAAATCCTTTTGGTTCGCAATCTGGTGGTTCCTTTTTTGGTAGCACTTCCACTGGAGTGTTCGGAACTCCCCAATCTTCTTCACCTCTAGGGTCCACACCAGTCTTTGGTGCATCATCCTCACCTGCATTTGGAAGCACTACACCTGCATTTGGAGCTTCTTCAACTCCTACTTTTGGCAGTTCTTCATCGGCATTTGGGA GTTCATCTGTATTCGGGCAGAAGCCAGCTTTTGGTGGCTTTGGGTCAAGCAGTGCCCAAACAAGTCCGTTCGGCAGCTCGTTTCAACAATCACAGCCGGCATTTGGGAGTGGTCTATTCGGCTCATCTGCACCTTTTGGTGCATCAAGTCAACCTGCATTTGGTACTCCGAGCACCCCGACGTTTGGTTCATCAAGCACCCCTGCTTTTGGTGCCACGAGTGCACCGGCATTTGGTACATCAAGTACTCCAGCCTTTGGCTCTACACCAAACCCAGCCTTTGGCAATACAGGTAGCCCATTTGGTGCTTCAAATTCTCCTATGTTTGGATCTAGCACCCCGGCCTTTGGTGCCACCAGCACCCCGGCCTTTGGTGCCGCCAGTTCTCCTGCCTTTGGTGCCACGACAACTCCTGCTTTTGGCGCTCCAAGTGCTCCTTCATTTAGTTTTGGATCTGCTCCTGCATTTGGCCAATCAACATCTGCTTTTGGCAGTAGCCCATTTGGCACATCAACGTCAACTTTTGGTGCTCAAAGTTCTGCATTTG GAGCCCAAACTTCTGCAGCAACTTTTGGGAGCCCTGGTTTTGCGCAGTCTGCTGTTGGTGGTCAACGGGGTGGAACACGAGTTGCTGCTTATCAGGCAACACCTGAAGCAGACAGTGGCAGTGGTACCCAGCCTGCTGGGAAACTGGAGTCTATTTCGGCCATGCCAGTTTACAGAGACAAGAGCCATGAAGAACTTAGGTGGGAGGATTACCAGTTGGGAGATAAAG GAGGTCCTGCTTCTGTGGGTCAGTCAACTAGTGGAATCAATTTTGGAAGCTCAGCCTTTGCATCATCATCAACTTCCCCATTTGGCCAGTCATCTTCGAATCCATTTTCATCCACTACAACTTCCAATCCATTTGCACCCAAACCACCCACATTCAGTGCAGGTTTTGGAACCTCAGCTACTCCGGCTTTTAGTTCTTCTCCCTTTGCGAGCTCAAATGCATCTAATCCGTTTGGCTCTACATCCTCGACTACCCCTTCCTTATTTGGACCATCAGCTCCAGCTTTTGGAACAAATACATCTCCCTCCCTCTTTGGATCATCTAGTGCTTCGGGTTTTGGATCATCAACATCAATTTTTGGCTCCTCTTCAGCTCAGGCTACTGCTCCAGCATTTGGTCCTAGCTTAAGCTTTGGTAATACTCAATCCTCTCCGTTATTCCAGTCAACTACCCCTTCATTTGGACAGACGAGCTCGGCCTTTGGACAAACTGCGTCATCTTTTGGTCAGAGTACGCCAGCTTTTGGTCAATCCAATTTGTTCAGTACTCCTTCTACTGGCTTTGGTGGGAACTTATTTTCAAGTGCACCATTGCTAAATACAAGCAACCCGATAGGATTTGGCCAAACAACA CCCCCTCTTTCAACTCCTTTTCAACTCACTCAGCCTTCTCAGAGTACTGCTTTTGGGTTCAGTAACTATGGTCAGACACAAGGAG GTGGTGCAAGTGGTTTTGGTGGCACACCCAACCTTTTCAGTCAACC GTCAGCTAACCAAAGCTCAGTTGTAGCACAACCAGCGGTTGTTACTAATCCATTTGGAACTTTACCGGCGATGCCTCAGATGTCAATTGGTCGTACTGGCACTTCTTCTTCTATACAGTATGGGATTTCTAGTTTACCG GTGGTTGACAAACCTGTTCCTGTCAGGATATCATCATTACTGACTTCCCGACACCTTTCTCAAAGACGGGTTAGGTTGCCGGCAAGGAAATATCACCCTAAAACTGAGGGTGCTAAG GTGCCGTTCTTTAGTGATGATGAGGAGACGCCAAGCACGCCTAAGGCAGATGCGTTGTTTGTTCCTAGAGAGAATCCAAGAGCTTTAGTTATTCGTCCATTGGACCAGTGGCCTTCTAGAGGTGGTTTGGAGAAAGTATCGCCATCAAAACACACGTTCCCAGCACATGAGAATG AAGATTTGGTTGTGAATGGCCTTGATAAAGAGGGTCTCCATAGTGCCAAACTGAACCAGAAACCCAATGGTCTCCATGAAGGGAATCACCTCCAAAAAGGAGGGGGGTCTTCCATTACCCTTACTGGCCATCGAGCTGGTGAAGCAGCAATTGTTTACGAACATGGGGCTGACATTGAGGCTCTGATGCCAAAGCTCCGCCATTCTGATTATTACACAGAGCCACGGGTTCAGGAATTGGCAGCAAAGGAAAGGGCTGAGCCTGGGTTCTGTCGCCATGTGAAGGATTTTGTGGTTGGTAGACATGAATATGGAAGCATCAAGTTCATCGGGGAAACAGATGTTCGACGGCTTGATCTGGAGTCTTTGATTCAGTTTAACAATCGGGAGGTGATAGTCTATATGGATGAGAGTAAGAAACCTCCTGTTGGACAAGGTCTTAACAAGCCTGCTGAGGTGACACTTCTCAACATAAAATGTTTTGATAAGAAGACTGGACAACACTATACAGAGGGTCCTAGAATCGATAAATATAAGGATATGCTTAAGAGGAAGGCAGGAGATCAAGGTGCTGAATTTGTGTCCTATGATCCGGTTAAAGGAGAATGGAAGTTCAGGGTGCAGCATTTCAGCAAATATAGGCTTCAAGAGGACAATGAAGATGAATGTGGAGAATATTGCTTTGGCAATTTTGTGGTGCCAAGGGGCCAGAAGAATGTTAGATAG